The DNA window TAGTGATTTGATTCAACATATCTAGATAAACAGCTGGCAATGCTTTATAACTTTCAGCAAATTCTTTATTGAATGTCACCAGCACATATTTCCAGTAATCTGAGGCTTCTATTGACATGTCAGGCGCAATATGCCAGTCTGGGTAATATTTCTGGTAGGCTTTGAAGGGATGAAATTGGAAATTTGTGTCATGATTTAGAAATGTTCCATTGGCATGAACACTAGATGTACAGATCTCTTCACAAAGGATATTAGTCTTATTATTTCTGTACCCTGCAACGCCTTGTGGTCTGTGCACAGCTGCATGGTGTAGCTAATGTTCCTTCCCTCCTGCCTCACATGGTGTTTCACAAAATGGACACTGCACTCCACATCCAAACACCCTCTTGAAAAGCTCATCCTGGGGTTTTACTGACACATTTTCCAGTGTCTCTTTGATATCAGCTGACTCCGAGATCTCCTTTGATATTTGATGTTTCAGGTCATCGATACATTCACAAAGACTTTTGGTAAATGTATAACAACAGCTTGTGTTCTGAAACAGGACACTGTCCACTGTGCTCATGGGTATTGATATGACATCCCTCATAGTTTTGCAAAGATTTTGGATCAATTTTGTGGTACCTTCTGCATCAATTAGGCAAATGATAGCCACTGGCTTCAAGCTTACAAGTTTCCACTGCTTCGGTgatcttttttattatgatttccagcttcttcatttttaatttttgcagAGATAAGTCTTTGGAAAAGCATCTAACAATGTGATTGTATATCCAGTCTTTCACATCATTCTTATAACATAAAATGTACACTGCAAATTCAATGAAATTTGATTTTTCCAGCAGTACCTTCTGAATGGTGTACTGAAATAGTGATCGTGAACTATACGCAGTAGATTTATTCTCCAAAACTGCATCAACAATGTCAGGTCCGATGGACTGGTCGATGTACTCAGTCACTGCTGGTTTGAGACAGAGCTGAGTAAAGTTTTGCGCTTTCTTTTGGCACTGATCCCTCTCTCTgtacaaatcaataaaattagAGAGATATTGATTCTTAAGTTTCTGTAAATGCTTGACAGGATCTTGCTCAGAGATATACTTTCTGTGAATCTCAAGGAATGTCCGAGAGGCAATTTCACAAATGTGCAATTTAAGCTCAATTTCAAATGTAgtattgtatttgttatttccttttgtGAGGATTGCATCAATTTCATCAAGGACAtcttttgtaaatgtttcttgGTAATCACTTTTGGAATGTGAACACTGTTCAATCATCCTTCTACAACTGTTAATGGCATCATCTGCAATAATCTGTAGAGCATGCTTTGTAgcctttttttgtaaataaagccTTTATATCCTGAAAAGGACCTTTTCccatatttatatgttttgaCCTGGCTTTGAAAACTTCATGCCCATTGAAAGTCCTCATTGACTTGGCGATTTGCTAGGCTTGCTCGCAATTGCTTCAAAACATCAGCGGAAACATCTCGTTCTTTTAGACCAGAGAAGTTTGCAACCTCTCTTCTCCACATTCTTTCAAAATCGGCTTTGAGATCCTCGTCAGACACCTCATCATTGCGATCTTTGTACTTCTGAAGTAACTGCAGAACTTGGGATTCGACCATTGCAGCTTGCTTACTGTGTATCTCCTCTAattttgcagtgtttttctTCATCTCAATAGCCAGATCTAATCgtttttttcacttcattctTCAGTCTCCAGAGatgtaatgttttgttaaaatcaGTTTTGTATTTTACCACCAAATGCACACTATGGTCTTTCCTTTTGAAGTAGTCATgcaaactggattttttttttacatattaatcttaaataagTCAAAAATTACTAACAACATTGGCTTTTATGCATTGCTAGTTTTTGTGCAGCATCAGAtttaattttctctctttcatttacaTAATGAAATATAACTGCCATTATAACCAAATTTTTTCATTTGCATGGCAATGACATGGAACATGCATTCTTGTTTGTTAATGGTTCCCTCAGCTTTGAAGAGgtcaaatttgtcatttttactgTTGACAAAAGGTGACGAATTACCCTATTACACAGGCCTGTGCAAATAAAAAGCTTATTTTCAGGCTTTTTACATTGAGGTTTATGAAGGATGTCACTATACTATCGTTTgcatgtgtatttttgtgtttggtgtgtgtttgtgtgtgtgtgtgtgtgtgtgtgtgtgtgtgtgtgtgtgtgtgtgtattctggcTCTCAAGGAGGATTTCCGGAAAGCCTgaacacacacgctcgcacacacacaaccacccacacatacacacagacgcatATACACTGACAAACACCTCTGATTATTCCATAGAATTCCATGTACAAAAAGCTTGAAAATAAGCTTTATTTTGCATAGGTGTGTGTAATGGGTCGTTGGACCAATTTTTACTGTTGACCAAAAAATTGGGCCAGTGACCCATTACACAGGTTAGTATTATTTCTCGCTCATTTACATATCAGGGCTGTTTTTCCGCCAATGACTGACATTTTTCAATTGCATGGCCATGAAAAACAGCCCTGATATGTTAATGatggaaaaataatgaaaatttaatttgtgtttgtagttgttATTTGTCTTCACTCACTTTCTCTGACagtatttgtgttgtgtgtgtgtatatatatatatatatatatatatatatatatatatatatatatatatatatatatatatataaaaatgttggACTCAagtctttttctttgtttgtttgtttgtttgtttgtttatcttgcCTAATGCTTCAACCCGCACTCTGTCCTTTGTCTTGTTAActgtgtagcgattttggctcgcgaagcaaggtaaatatttataagcaactaaaacgtgttatagtgacttccaaatattttaacctaagttgaaattaacggtattggaattaacgttacacttatttggtctgttcgtccggcgaacaggccgtgtaacctttattaattctatgaaggcggtatcttcccggccaagaaagattcgctcttcttttactgtataccgtaatttgaattaaattaacttaatagagcatgtagttcagaccagatattgcaggtaccttaatttgtgagcgatactcagagacaaatcacccgtggctcaaaattatgacatttaatgaatgagacaaacacaacataaaactaactacacaaacaaacaaaagaaatagagaaaacgaaaatgaaaataaaataaaacaaaagaaattaaaattggggaaagggaggaagagactggaaagaagaaactagggaaaggaaggaaaggaatggcaagcttagacttcaaaattaatcacaccctaactgggaaatcgtcacagaaatttaaattcaccttaagattcaatgaaaattcctacttaaaattacgcatctaaattggttggtaaaggaaacggttacttgcattggcttactgaacaagagtccggatgcaacagagaaatctctgaaaagtcagttagggtggggtcagacgttcttccaagttctcctgaagatcagagcagttgtcgttcttggaagtgaagcttgctggaacttctttgaaggaagatggagtcgtcttgaagctgttccggaagtctgaccacggattagtggtgtttctgacaatttaaaggtcgcgaactccacccatctttgggaagatgaccaatacttcggtcaggattttgaaggaaaaaactccctttgtttcaggtgtctgtgggcgtggtttagctatcaaacttttagatgactttaaagtttgatccagggtgtattaagatggtatggcgcctttcgtgctcaattaaaatacaccagtgcttgaaaaatgagtaaccgataattttgtggtcatttggatactaaacatgaagggtaatgacggtatgaaggcagcggtacattacatacatagatcattaatcaaggcaaagataaaggcaaagaaacaagaatgaaacatgaacaagatgcactttcattagggaagtaaaaagaaaacaatagcttcgtatacattctgacatcagaccttaaagggtcatacggcattagaacaggtatacattaacatgccacgatcagtaagatatgatgatagagtataacggattttaaaatacaatgttgttttctggcacatgaataaaatacacccttgtcaggaaattaaggagcaaataattttaagtcaggcaagccttaaaagaagaaacacattacaaaaagggttataagaatgagaaccttagagtaccttatcttgggttttattagtaaacggaatgtctcattgtgttgtatgtgtgtgtgtgtgtgtgtgtttgtgtgtgtgtgtgtgtgtgtgtgtgagagttctgtttgcaggccccaatgagccgcatggggttatctggtctttgtggagactccagacattctggagccaggtgtgggtgtaaaactgggttgctcatcggttaattgaggagtagatgttgagatttagggtgcctgggacatgaaatctaaaatgactggtacaaaacGCTAcagtgttctggttgagggcccctatgagttcaatcagagaagcggcatggggttatctagtatttgtgtaggctccagtcattctggagccagatgtgtgtgtgtaaaactgggttgctcatcggttgactgaagattagatgccgaagtttagggtcCCTGGGACCTGAAATCTAACTAAACTGACTAAAACTGATTGTaccttaaataaacattatgttgtatagtatgtgtaaatatgtatgataaaaacagtgataaactaaaagaaaaccagaaattattcatttataatattatattagtttatttataaatcacttcgCATTGACATTTGCCATTGCAACTGGTTTTGATTGTCAGATTGATATTATGTACAAATCATTTATGTTGTTAGATCATTAACATCCTCCCATGTTCATACAATATGTTCTGAATAATGCATTCAACTGAATTTCAGACAATAATTACTAACTATAACAGTAACACGTATTACAAAGTAAACAGttgtaacattttaattaacatcaGTCAAAGAAATAATCCAACCATctaaaaccataaaaaaaatcataaggcATGCAgatatagtgtttattagaaACCATTTAAATCCCTCAATTTCATAATTCTAATAACATTGATTCAAGCATAACTATTGCTCCAGTTTCTGCTTCACCTGAGCAATAACATAAGTGATAGAGCTGTGAGTGGACTTTGTCTTCACAAATTTCAATATGTTTGCAGTGAAATTTTGCCATTTTaccattatttaatattaaacatgagCTTCAGACTATTAAAAGCCTGATCTTTAGTGATTTGATTCCACACATCTGGATAAACTGCTGGCAATGCTTTATACCTTTCAGCAAATTCCTTATTGAATGTCACCAGCACATATTTCCAGTAATCTGGGGCTTCTATTGACATGTCAGGTGCAATATGCCAGTCTGGGTAATATTTCCGGTAGTCTTTATAGGGATGAAATTGGAAATTTGTGTCATGATTTAGAAATTCTCCATTGCCATGAACACTAGATGTACAGATCATCCTTGGGTTTTACTGACACATTTTCCAGTGTCTCTTTGATATCAGTTGACTCCGAGATCTCCTTTGATATTTGCTGTTTCAGGTCATCGATACATTCACAGAGACTTTTGGTGAATGGATCACAACAGCTTGTGTTCTGAAACAGGACATTGTCCACTGTAGTCATGGGTATTGCTATGACATCCCTCATAGTTTTGCAAAGCTTTCGGATTAATTTTGTGGTACTTTTTGCATCATTAGACAAAGGAGAGCCACTGGCTTCAAGCTTACAAGTTTCCACTGCTTCGGTgatcttttttattatgatttccagcttcttcatttttaatttttgcagAGATAAGTCTTTGGAAAAGCATCCAACAATGTGATTGTATATCCAGTCTTTCACGTAATTCttataatgtaaaatgtacactGTAAATTCTTTGAAATTTGATTTTTCCAGCAGTTCCTTCTGAATGGTGTACTGAAATAGTGATCGTGAACTATACGCAGTAGATTTATTCTCCAAAACTGCATCAACAATGTCAGGTCCGATGGACTGGTCGATGTACTCAGTCACTGCTGGTATGAAACAGAGTTGAGTAAAGTTTTGTACTTTCTTTTCACACTGATCCCTCTCTCTGTACAAATCAATAAAACTAGAGAGATATTGATTCTTAAGTTTCTGTAAATGCTTGACAGGATCTTGCTCAGAGAGATACTTCATGTGCATCTCAAGGAATGTCCGAGAGGCAATTACACAAATGTGCAATTTAAGCTCAATTTCAAATGTAgtattgtatttgttatttcctttttcGTGGTTTGCATCAATTTCATCAATGACAtcttttgtaaatgtttcttgGTAATCACTTTTGGAATGTGAACACCGTTCAATCATCCTACTTAATGGCATCATCTGCAATAATCTGTAGAGCATGCTTTGTAGtcttttttgtaattaaattcTTTATAGCCTGAAAATGACCTTTTCCCACATTTATATGTTTTGAGCTGGCTTTGAAAACTTCTTGACCATAATGTGTCAAATTTGTAACATTCTGCAAGTCCTCATTGACTTGGCGATTTCCTAGGCTTGCTCGCAATTGCTTCAAAACATCAGCGGACACATCCCGTTCTTTTAGACCAGAGAAGTTTGCAACCTCTCTTCTCCACATTCTTTCAAAATCGGCTTTGAGATCCTCGTCAGACACTTCATCATTGCGATCTTTGTACTTTTGAAGTAATTGCAGAACTTGGCATTTGACCATTGCAGCTTGCTTACTGTGTATCTCCTCTAATTTTGAAGTGTTTTTCTTCATCTCAATAGCCAGATCTAATCGTTTTTTCACTTCATTCTTCATTTCAGTCTGCAGAGATTTAATGCTTTTGTTAAAAtcagttttgtatttttccaCCAAATGCACACTACGGTCTTTCCTTTTGTATTAGTCTTTCAATTACTTTGTCATTTCTTCTGATTGAATCATGAGctctttttcgttttttttgttaagtgcATCTACAACCCCATGAATACTGCTTGTTTCAGTGTTAGACAGTTGAACCTCTGCTTTAGAAATCAAAGACAAGATATGTCTTCTAAAAGACCATTCCCAGTCTGAAAACTCTTTGCAAAGGTTGTCATAGGCATTGGCCACAAGCGTGTTTCTGAAACTGAAGATGAAGTTCTCAAACTTCACTGCTTTCCATAAGCTACTGATCCATTGCAGGAACTCTGGGATCTGGAAGAGTTGTTCACCTTTTCTTGCTTTAAGCATCTCCAAaggtttttttcttaaaatcaaGAACAGCCACACTGTAGAATGTATTAACTGGTGCCATTGGTGGTGTGCCATGCCATAGGCCTGGTATATACCAGTTATTCATTTCTACATCATAATCCATAACATCAGTGAAGTTCTTCACATGAGGCTTCTTTTCCATCTCAGCTGCAATCAGTGTCATCTCATTTAACTGGTCCAGAagcttttgtctgtctgtcatgtttTTCTCATGTGCTTATACACCAGCAACATTTTGATGAACAAAGtggcagacttttttttttaccaatttcCTTCATCCGTAAAAAAGCATGAACTGCTATCTGCAAGACATCCTTCATCTCTGTGGAATTTTCCATTGCTACATTTATGATGGTTACGTCACTAAGACCAATCACAAAGGTAGCTAATTCATTGTCATGATCATAACTGTCTTCCAATGTTGCCAGTGCTGGTGATTTCAAACCCTCTGTATCAATCAGAAGGACAAAGTCACAAAGTAACTCTTCCTTCAAGTCTTCACCCACAGGTAGGAGAATCATAAATGCTCCACGTGTGCATCTTCCACTACCTACTGCAAACTGGACTCCAAACAtagtgttgagtagtgttgaTTTACCAGAACTCTGAACCCCTAACACAGTTATAACCAGCACACTGCTCTTTCCCCCACCAAACTGTGAAACTCCATGAGAACATCACTCACCCATTTCTCTGGGATATTTGATGCATCTCCATCAAGTATTTCAAGAGGAAATCCAGCCAGAAGCAGTTTGGCAGCCAGAGTAGGAAGATTACTTATTTCATCAGTTATTTTGTGTGAACCAAATGAAGCAGCCACATAGATTTGTCCCAGCTCTCTCAGGTAATGCTCGATGCCAAGAGAAGCGTCAATCAGCTCCTGGTATGATTGGGCTACAgaatctctgtctttcttttgttcACACTCTGTATTTGTGCCGAAGTTCTGTCATGTGTTTGCGTGATCGCATGTCCAGCTTTAGTCCCAGCCATCTAAGAAAATAGTCTCACTCGATATCATCTGAGGTTGACAATGCCTTTATTAAGATGTCCATTGTTTTTGTAACCTTATggttgctttgtttgtttcgaatttcttctttttcattttgaagTTGGGCCTTGTACTCCTCAACTCCCCTGAATGTTGTAATCGACATTGCTCTTTTTCTATCTGAGCCAGTCTTTTCCAGTTTTCACCTTGCAGTGGCAGATGTGATTTTTTATATTCCACTATGGGACGAACTCCAATGCATTTCATGATCTCCTCTGCTGTTTTGTTTGCTGACACACAGGCTGTGCTATCATTTTCATCAATTCTGAGGCCTAAATTCTGAGCAACTGTCTTCATAGCCTCGATTTCATATGCTCTGTGATGCTCACCCAGCACTTTTGTAATGGAAGAACTGATCCTCTttgaaaatgcagcaaaattcatgtttttttttgatgacTTTATTTTCTCACTCATGTTTCCTGGATTGTTGACGACAAGAAAGCATTTGGACTTCGGAAAGCATTTGGAGGCAAACAACTTTTGTTCGTTTTTAACCAACACTGTCTAGGAACACAAAGACAGCTGTTGACACCTGAGAAAGAAAACTGAATTGGGTTTCGAATGCACAAACATCTCCTCTTAAATTAGCAAAAACCACTGGCTCAGGAAAGACATCAATGGTTTTGTTTCCACATGGCAAACTCCAGCATATTTCAACCATGTCATTACAGATGACTCTTGGAGCAGATCCTCCGATCAtttcttgataaaaaaaatcctggtgCTGCTGTGAATTTTTTAACACTTGGTTCAACACCTTTGACTTGGTCAAGCTGCAGTTGCTTAGCCTTACAAATGATATCATAGGAATTTTTGCATGAACAACACTGTCTTCAACAAACCCTTTAGATTCTGTCAGAGTGGGGACGCCATTCTTTCAGGATACCTCTAAGAGCCCATAACATCAGAGTGCATTGATTATGAGCACTTTGAGGCAACACAAATGGCACTGCAAACTGGCACATTGACATTTTTAGGGCCATTTCTTGCTGAAGGAAACTGTCAGCACAGGCGAAGAGTGCAGC is part of the Tachysurus fulvidraco isolate hzauxx_2018 chromosome 12, HZAU_PFXX_2.0, whole genome shotgun sequence genome and encodes:
- the LOC125146034 gene encoding uncharacterized protein LOC125146034, coding for MLYRLLQMMPLSRMIERCSHSKSDYQETFTKDVIDEIDANHEKGNNKYNTTFEIELKLHICVIASRTFLEMHMKYLSEQDPVKHLQKLKNQYLSSFIDLYRERDQCEKKVQNFTQLCFIPAVTEYIDQSIGPDIVDAVLENKSTAYSSRSLFQYTIQKELLEKSNFKEFTVYILHYKNYVKDWIYNHIVGCFSKDLSLQKLKMKKLEIIIKKITEAVETCKLEASGSPLSNDAKSTTKLIRKLCKTMRDVIAIPMTTVDNVLFQNTSCCDPFTKSLCECIDDLKQQISKEISESTDIKETLENVSVKPKDDLYI
- the LOC125145994 gene encoding LOW QUALITY PROTEIN: up-regulator of cell proliferation-like (The sequence of the model RefSeq protein was modified relative to this genomic sequence to represent the inferred CDS: inserted 2 bases in 1 codon) gives rise to the protein MVNSDSRTVICAPGENKETNDLFAEQSCDSTPNLLDVHAALFACADSFLQQEMALKMSMCQFAVPFVLPQSAHNQCTLMLWALRGILKEWRPXTLTESKGFVEDSVVHAKIPMISFVRLSNCSLTKSKVLNQVLKNSQQHQDFFYQEMIGGSAPRVICNDMVEICWSLPCGNKTIDVFPEPVVFANLRGDVCAFETQFSFLSQVSTAVFVFLDSVG